In the Magnolia sinica isolate HGM2019 chromosome 15, MsV1, whole genome shotgun sequence genome, one interval contains:
- the LOC131226956 gene encoding uncharacterized protein LOC131226956 translates to MEMLKDFKFDISYHSSKANLVVDAFTRKKIIEFTAPLMVREWDMVDFVRDFDMKLTVEEPYEVIAHIQAQPMINSKIIEAHEDDELLGKMRERAKSDVKSEWRVSTDRGLRYRGRLCVSNLQGLREEVLNAAHNSKLAMHPSSTKMYWDLK, encoded by the coding sequence ATGGAAatgttgaaagacttcaagttcgatatCTCATATCATTCTAGCAAGGCCAATTTAGTGGTGGACGCCTTCACTCGTAAAAAGATAATCGAATTTACCGCCCCGCTAATGGtaagagagtgggacatggtggaCTTTGTACGGGACTTCGACATGAAGCTAACCGTGGAGGAACCATATGAGGTTATAGCCCACATTCAGGCCCAGCCAATGATTAacagtaaaatcattgaagcccaTGAGGACGATGAGCTTTTaggaaagatgagagagagggcAAAGAGCGATGTGAAGTCCGAATGGAGAGTCAGCACCGATAGGGGATTGCGGTACCGAGGCCGCCTTTGTGTCTCAAATCTTCAGGGGTTACGAGAAGAAGTTCTAAATGCCGCTCACAACtccaagttggcgatgcatcctagtagtacTAAAATGTACTGGGATCTTAAGTga